The following coding sequences lie in one Methanothermobacter sp. MT-2 genomic window:
- a CDS encoding 4Fe-4S ferredoxin iron-sulfur binding domain-containing protein: protein MIRIDPELCKGCNICIEFCPEKVYEESDTLNKRGVYVPIPEHEDKCKKCKICTLFCPDQAIAVDEDG from the coding sequence ATGATACGAATAGACCCCGAACTTTGCAAGGGATGTAACATATGCATAGAGTTTTGTCCAGAGAAAGTCTATGAGGAATCCGACACATTAAATAAAAGGGGAGTTTACGTTCCCATACCTGAACATGAAGATAAATGTAAAAAATGCAAAATTTGCACTTTATTCTGTCCAGACCAAGCCATAGCGGTGGATGAAGATGGTTGA
- a CDS encoding rod shape-determining protein — MFSLGKKEKKEKETKTLTDTLGIDLGTLNTVIAKPSGDKFDIYKIPSVVAVKKDDPSYVLAVGEEAKKMLGRTPEDIIAVRPLRKGVVESVAQAEALIIHAIEMGAGDISSVERIVIGIPGNASEVERNAVEEIGRRAGIKYVLVISEGLAAAIGAGLPIAEASGTMVIDIGAGSSDIVVISLGGITDIETVRVGGDDIDENIVELVKQKHEVEIGLHEAEKAKIEVGMVHSQAEFENEKTTVIGKCMNTNKPKEVEIDSKLVADAAEPVILKVIEALSKVLERLSPELISGVYNKTILVGGTSLLRGLKERIYEEVGISAEVSDDPMTVVAKGAAIVAAEPRALEPEVRLKAMK, encoded by the coding sequence ATGTTTTCATTGGGAAAAAAGGAAAAAAAGGAAAAAGAGACCAAAACACTAACTGACACCCTTGGTATAGACCTGGGAACGTTAAACACTGTGATAGCCAAGCCATCAGGGGATAAATTTGACATTTATAAAATACCATCAGTGGTCGCGGTTAAAAAAGACGACCCATCCTATGTCCTGGCAGTGGGTGAAGAAGCGAAAAAGATGCTCGGCAGAACACCAGAAGACATAATAGCTGTAAGACCCCTTAGAAAGGGTGTTGTGGAAAGCGTGGCCCAAGCAGAGGCTCTTATTATCCATGCGATAGAAATGGGTGCTGGTGACATATCATCAGTCGAAAGAATAGTTATAGGCATACCAGGTAACGCCTCAGAGGTTGAAAGGAACGCAGTTGAAGAAATAGGCAGAAGAGCCGGTATAAAGTACGTACTAGTTATAAGCGAAGGTCTTGCAGCAGCAATAGGCGCCGGATTACCAATCGCAGAAGCATCAGGTACAATGGTCATCGACATCGGAGCAGGATCAAGTGACATCGTCGTCATATCACTCGGAGGTATAACAGACATTGAAACAGTACGTGTTGGCGGCGACGACATAGACGAAAACATAGTCGAACTAGTTAAACAAAAACATGAAGTCGAAATCGGATTACACGAAGCCGAAAAGGCCAAAATCGAAGTCGGCATGGTCCACTCACAAGCCGAATTCGAAAACGAAAAAACCACAGTAATAGGAAAATGCATGAATACAAACAAACCCAAAGAAGTTGAAATAGACTCAAAACTAGTCGCGGATGCAGCAGAACCCGTAATCCTGAAAGTAATAGAAGCCCTCTCAAAAGTCCTTGAAAGACTATCACCCGAACTCATATCAGGAGTATACAACAAAACAATACTAGTAGGAGGCACATCCCTACTAAGAGGACTTAAAGAAAGAATCTACGAAGAAGTAGGCATATCAGCCGAAGTATCAGACGACCCCATGACCGTAGTAGCCAAGGGCGCTGCCATAGTAGCAGCCGAACCAAGAGCACTAGAACCAGAAGTAAGACTAAAAGCCATGAAATAA
- a CDS encoding biopolymer transport protein: MITEPILNFITTILEMFKSGGIITYVIAIIGIYGLILGIEKIYYLRKISRISTPEIIGIVNKSMEKGGALEALRAIGQYQNPISKIISEALKIGYRNKAEVEDAMERVFIVEMSHMTRGLGTLKTIIEISPLLGLIGTVIGIWHTFKVLGVNANPTAMAQGIYIALITTIAGLAVAIVLLPFYSYISSRIEAEIDKIELIKKMTNWNYAVMKIKVEGNLKNVMEALRESEGIVNVKPINEPEANMQVAFKPSMLEKSINNIILERCNKSADIIESKLKQ, translated from the coding sequence TTGATCACAGAACCAATACTAAATTTCATCACAACCATATTAGAAATGTTCAAAAGCGGAGGCATAATCACCTACGTCATAGCAATCATCGGAATATATGGTCTAATACTCGGCATAGAAAAAATATACTACCTAAGAAAAATCTCACGCATCAGCACACCAGAGATAATAGGAATAGTCAACAAATCCATGGAAAAAGGAGGAGCACTAGAAGCCCTCAGAGCCATAGGACAATACCAAAATCCAATATCAAAGATAATCTCAGAAGCCCTCAAAATAGGCTACAGGAACAAGGCAGAAGTCGAAGACGCCATGGAAAGAGTTTTCATCGTAGAAATGAGCCACATGACCCGAGGCCTTGGCACGCTCAAAACAATAATCGAAATCTCACCACTCCTAGGTCTCATAGGTACCGTGATAGGAATATGGCACACCTTTAAAGTCCTCGGAGTCAACGCCAACCCCACAGCCATGGCCCAGGGAATCTACATAGCCCTAATAACAACCATAGCAGGCCTCGCAGTCGCCATAGTATTATTACCATTCTACTCATACATATCAAGCAGAATAGAAGCTGAAATAGATAAAATAGAACTCATAAAAAAGATGACAAACTGGAACTACGCAGTCATGAAAATCAAAGTAGAAGGAAACCTCAAAAATGTGATGGAAGCACTCAGAGAATCAGAAGGCATAGTTAACGTCAAACCTATCAACGAACCCGAAGCAAACATGCAAGTAGCCTTCAAACCCAGCATGCTAGAAAAGAGCATAAACAACATAATACTCGAAAGATGCAACAAAAGCGCCGATATAATCGAAAGCAAACTAAAACAATAG
- a CDS encoding ribonuclease HII, with the protein MKILGVDEAGRGPVIGPLIIAGVMLPKEKIKTLERLQVKDSKKLTPKKRTYLAKKIKKISKYYITRINAPTIDKLRATGINLNEIEKKAIADIIKKSQPDYAIIDSVDIKPKRFEKEIRKLIKNKNIIIKAEHKADTKYPIVSAASIIAKTQREKEIEKIKKEYKVEFGSGYPNDPLTKKFLSTLKTDKLPDFIRKSWATIKKMQT; encoded by the coding sequence ATGAAAATACTAGGAGTAGACGAAGCCGGCAGAGGCCCGGTCATAGGACCCCTCATCATAGCCGGAGTAATGCTACCAAAAGAAAAAATAAAAACACTCGAAAGACTCCAAGTCAAAGACTCCAAAAAACTCACACCAAAAAAACGCACATACCTCGCGAAAAAAATAAAAAAGATCAGCAAATATTATATAACCAGGATAAACGCACCCACTATAGACAAACTACGCGCAACTGGCATTAACCTCAACGAGATAGAAAAAAAGGCCATCGCAGATATCATCAAAAAAAGCCAACCAGACTATGCAATAATAGACTCAGTAGACATAAAACCAAAAAGATTCGAAAAAGAAATAAGAAAATTAATAAAAAATAAAAATATAATCATCAAAGCAGAACATAAAGCAGACACAAAATATCCAATAGTCTCAGCAGCATCCATAATCGCCAAAACCCAAAGAGAAAAAGAAATAGAAAAAATAAAAAAAGAATACAAAGTCGAATTCGGCTCAGGGTATCCTAACGATCCCCTCACAAAAAAATTCCTATCCACACTAAAAACCGATAAACTACCAGACTTCATAAGAAAATCATGGGCCACCATAAAAAAAATGCAAACATAA
- a CDS encoding metal-binding transcription factor, whose protein sequence is MGWDDAPSHVCRGGDKRALAFCCPPIKPCPILYALEDAGLTPEEYMNIKEEFAKKTRLGEGEGTCFGSLVWCCKPSKPCPFRDMVLKRINMTVDEYMELKKQLAEKLVGRAEIIDKKDIKVLAEAFNVPMDEAREALLQAKNDLRTAMKILRMKTLEQG, encoded by the coding sequence GTGGGATGGGACGATGCACCTTCACACGTTTGCAGAGGCGGAGACAAAAGAGCACTAGCTTTTTGCTGCCCACCAATCAAACCATGCCCAATACTATACGCCTTAGAAGATGCAGGTTTAACCCCAGAAGAATACATGAACATAAAAGAAGAATTCGCCAAAAAAACAAGATTAGGTGAAGGTGAAGGCACTTGTTTCGGATCCCTAGTATGGTGCTGCAAACCATCCAAACCCTGCCCATTCAGAGACATGGTCTTGAAAAGAATCAACATGACAGTCGACGAATACATGGAACTCAAAAAACAATTAGCCGAAAAACTAGTTGGAAGAGCAGAAATAATCGACAAAAAAGACATCAAAGTACTTGCAGAAGCATTCAACGTCCCCATGGATGAGGCGCGAGAAGCCCTCTTACAAGCCAAAAACGACCTTAGAACAGCAATGAAAATACTCAGGATGAAGACCCTCGAACAGGGATAA
- a CDS encoding dihydroneopterin aldolase, which yields MSSLDEYFKCLSDRERAVFEGAISMGALFHQFIGTPVNKETIYSLKTAMEDSIKLQPSIEDVKVEIDLDDVESGFGYVSLEGKMLNVKITSRFKDVKAIIRMEYIDELNYPLIYVEDVKEDKKIIKGQ from the coding sequence ATGAGTAGCCTAGATGAATATTTTAAGTGTCTTTCTGATAGGGAGAGGGCTGTCTTTGAGGGTGCTATAAGTATGGGTGCTCTCTTCCATCAATTCATAGGCACCCCAGTTAATAAAGAGACTATATATTCACTTAAAACTGCTATGGAGGATTCTATAAAGCTTCAACCTAGTATAGAGGATGTTAAAGTTGAAATAGATTTAGATGATGTTGAAAGCGGGTTTGGTTATGTTTCCCTCGAGGGTAAAATGTTAAATGTTAAAATAACCTCAAGGTTTAAGGATGTTAAGGCTATTATAAGGATGGAATACATTGATGAACTCAACTATCCCCTTATCTATGTGGAGGATGTGAAAGAAGACAAAAAAATTATAAAAGGCCAATAG
- a CDS encoding predicted phosphatidylserine synthase, producing the protein MKNTRYKIQYYIGVPDLFSIINASLGFLSIIMILKGGLAVACQFMLLAIIFDSIDGWIARRIKRRDDEGFGKNVDSLSDIISFGVAPALLIYSITSFRYINILVSLLIVTCGILRLSRFNVITDIKSDKFIGLPIPVMAAIVSSIYLSSIFNEHTILLIVTLTSLIMISSIEYPKIKAKNGAIVVILLILTILKLKIFAMILFLMLIAYIAIPFILIIKRDTK; encoded by the coding sequence ATGAAAAACACTAGATATAAGATACAATACTATATAGGTGTCCCAGACCTGTTCTCAATTATAAACGCTTCCCTCGGGTTCCTGTCAATAATAATGATATTAAAGGGTGGTTTAGCGGTTGCCTGCCAGTTCATGTTACTCGCAATAATCTTTGATTCCATTGATGGGTGGATTGCCCGTAGAATAAAAAGAAGAGATGATGAAGGTTTTGGGAAGAATGTTGACTCACTCTCAGATATTATCTCATTTGGTGTGGCACCAGCTCTTCTTATATATTCCATAACAAGTTTTCGATACATTAATATATTAGTTAGTCTCCTAATAGTGACATGTGGGATATTAAGGCTTTCAAGATTCAATGTAATCACAGATATCAAAAGTGATAAGTTCATTGGCTTGCCAATACCAGTAATGGCAGCTATTGTCTCATCAATATACCTAAGCAGCATATTCAATGAACACACCATCCTCCTAATAGTAACATTAACATCACTTATAATGATAAGTTCCATCGAATATCCGAAGATCAAAGCAAAAAACGGTGCAATAGTGGTTATACTACTGATACTCACAATACTAAAACTCAAAATATTCGCTATGATACTCTTCCTCATGCTCATAGCATACATAGCAATCCCATTCATCCTAATAATCAAAAGGGATACAAAATGA
- a CDS encoding GTP cyclohydrolase III, translating into MIQMTLIQIDNYGPWTVTPTPRRESDLQILQAELYADLQRQFAAKQGLLFFMRFDNMLAISNGMDMEDHLRIQESIGNRYPITVSMGVGAAQTPYDAQRNATRALQKYGGAQSEERKEALAIDELADAEKGFVQIAHIDINGITETLTDTMPAYDTSFVVNRVQHFLMKKLIKKGSLLFFIGGDNFMSPCNGLEPEGLLKIINEIDDEINIALKAGIGKAPTAEKAANLADLALEEIRGGFTYDLVHLMKE; encoded by the coding sequence ATGATTCAAATGACCCTAATCCAAATAGATAATTATGGTCCATGGACCGTAACCCCCACTCCCAGGCGAGAATCAGACCTCCAAATATTACAAGCTGAACTTTACGCTGATCTCCAACGACAATTCGCCGCAAAACAAGGACTACTATTTTTCATGAGATTCGATAACATGCTCGCAATAAGCAATGGCATGGACATGGAAGACCATCTGAGAATACAAGAATCCATAGGAAACAGATACCCTATAACAGTGAGTATGGGGGTTGGAGCAGCACAAACACCCTATGACGCGCAAAGGAACGCTACAAGAGCTCTTCAAAAATATGGCGGCGCACAATCCGAAGAAAGGAAAGAAGCGCTCGCAATTGACGAATTAGCAGATGCAGAGAAAGGTTTTGTGCAGATAGCTCACATTGATATCAATGGTATAACAGAAACCCTCACTGATACCATGCCAGCCTATGACACCTCCTTTGTAGTTAACCGGGTCCAACACTTTTTAATGAAAAAACTAATCAAAAAAGGTTCACTCCTATTTTTCATAGGTGGAGACAATTTCATGTCACCCTGTAATGGCCTTGAACCAGAAGGCTTGCTCAAAATCATAAATGAAATAGATGATGAAATAAACATCGCATTAAAGGCGGGTATCGGTAAAGCTCCAACAGCCGAGAAAGCCGCCAACCTAGCAGACTTGGCTCTTGAAGAGATAAGAGGCGGTTTCACCTACGACCTAGTACATCTCATGAAGGAATGA
- a CDS encoding methyl-coenzyme M reductase, component A2 — protein MAFITLENVTKTFKGISAIKNLNIKIEEGTVLGILGRSGAGKSVLINMLRGMKDYEPEKGKVIYTIAICPECLHVEPPSYQGQKCKCGATLELKDVDFWNADKEIFNAIRRRSAIMLQRTFALYEDDTVIDNVMRAMQEGDYEEKMYKALELLEMAQMTHRVTHVARDLSGGEKQRVVLARQLAKDPMIFLADEPTGTLDPKTAELVHDALIEGVKEKGITMVITSHWPEVIKDLSDHLIWLDKGEIVEEGDPEDIVAKFMEQVPVPERVKEYEVAEPLIIMRNVKKHYYSIDRGVVKAVDGVDLTVYEGEIFGVVGLSGAGKTTLSRILFGLTEPSGGEVCVRLGDDWIDMTEKGPLGRGRVTPYLGILHQEYSLYPHRTVLGNLTEAISLELPAEFAKMKALYVLKAVGFDETYANSLLEKFPDELSGGERHRVAIAQVLIKEPKIVILDEPTGTMDPITRVHVADSIIKAREELNQTFLVISHDMDFVLDVCDRASLMRAGKIIKTGDPREIVTELTPPEKEKMLTEE, from the coding sequence ATGGCTTTTATAACACTAGAAAACGTTACGAAAACCTTCAAGGGAATAAGCGCCATCAAGAACCTTAATATAAAGATAGAAGAGGGTACAGTGCTTGGTATTCTAGGTAGAAGTGGTGCTGGGAAATCAGTACTAATCAACATGCTACGTGGCATGAAAGACTACGAACCAGAAAAAGGAAAAGTCATATACACAATCGCAATCTGCCCAGAATGTCTACATGTCGAACCACCATCCTATCAAGGCCAAAAATGCAAATGTGGCGCCACACTAGAATTAAAGGATGTCGACTTCTGGAACGCTGACAAGGAAATATTCAACGCAATCAGAAGAAGAAGCGCGATAATGCTCCAGAGAACATTCGCATTATACGAAGACGACACCGTAATCGACAATGTAATGAGGGCAATGCAAGAAGGCGACTATGAAGAAAAAATGTACAAAGCCCTTGAACTATTAGAAATGGCCCAGATGACCCACAGGGTAACCCACGTTGCCAGAGACTTGAGCGGAGGCGAAAAACAGAGGGTTGTGCTTGCAAGACAACTCGCAAAGGACCCCATGATATTCCTAGCTGATGAACCCACAGGAACACTCGACCCAAAAACAGCAGAACTCGTACACGATGCACTCATAGAAGGAGTGAAAGAAAAAGGCATAACAATGGTCATAACATCACACTGGCCAGAAGTCATAAAAGATCTCTCAGACCACCTAATATGGCTCGACAAAGGCGAAATAGTAGAAGAAGGAGACCCAGAGGATATAGTGGCCAAATTCATGGAACAAGTACCAGTCCCGGAAAGAGTAAAAGAGTATGAGGTTGCGGAACCGCTAATAATCATGCGAAATGTTAAAAAACACTATTATTCCATAGATCGTGGGGTTGTAAAAGCAGTTGATGGCGTGGACCTAACAGTCTATGAAGGTGAAATATTCGGAGTTGTAGGCTTAAGTGGAGCTGGTAAAACAACCCTATCAAGAATACTATTCGGTTTAACAGAACCCAGCGGCGGAGAAGTATGCGTCAGACTCGGAGATGACTGGATTGACATGACAGAAAAAGGGCCCTTGGGACGTGGAAGAGTAACACCATACCTTGGCATACTACACCAAGAATACAGCCTATACCCCCACAGAACAGTCCTAGGCAACCTCACAGAAGCCATAAGCTTGGAACTACCAGCTGAATTCGCTAAAATGAAAGCACTATACGTCCTAAAGGCTGTGGGATTCGACGAAACATATGCAAATAGCCTATTAGAAAAATTCCCAGATGAATTAAGTGGTGGGGAACGTCACAGGGTCGCCATAGCACAAGTACTCATCAAAGAACCTAAGATAGTTATCTTAGACGAGCCTACAGGTACCATGGATCCTATAACAAGGGTCCATGTTGCAGATTCCATAATAAAGGCGAGAGAAGAATTAAACCAGACATTCCTCGTAATATCACACGACATGGATTTTGTACTCGACGTATGTGACAGAGCATCCCTAATGAGAGCCGGTAAAATAATCAAAACAGGAGATCCAAGAGAAATAGTCACAGAACTCACACCACCCGAAAAAGAAAAAATGCTAACAGAAGAATAA
- a CDS encoding phosphatidylserine decarboxylase proenzyme, with amino-acid sequence MLVEGFSKKVYIILTLSMLLFLLGYYIITFITLSFLAFIIQFFRDPQRKTPNSNNIIVAAADGRILSGKIDKIKMVDSSYPLLDAITEDAEAILVSTFMSPFDVHVNRAPITGKVVHTSYYPGKFKIAKGKVLTENEKNLIVIEGENGRVGIIQIAGFIARRIIQYVNVGETVKIGTRIGMIRFGSRVDLIIPKDCEVLVNIGSKPKAGETIIARFPTRGMGELEDEKH; translated from the coding sequence ATGCTTGTAGAGGGGTTTTCGAAAAAAGTTTACATAATTTTAACCTTATCCATGCTCCTATTTCTCTTAGGATATTATATTATAACCTTCATCACCCTATCATTTCTAGCATTTATAATACAATTTTTCAGAGACCCTCAACGAAAAACACCAAACTCTAATAATATAATAGTGGCAGCGGCTGATGGACGGATACTATCAGGGAAGATAGACAAGATAAAAATGGTAGACTCATCTTATCCCTTATTGGATGCCATAACCGAGGATGCTGAGGCCATCCTTGTAAGTACATTCATGTCACCCTTTGATGTGCACGTTAACAGGGCCCCTATCACAGGGAAGGTTGTCCATACCAGTTACTATCCTGGAAAGTTTAAAATAGCGAAAGGTAAAGTTTTAACAGAGAATGAGAAAAACTTAATCGTCATAGAAGGTGAAAATGGTAGGGTAGGTATCATCCAGATAGCAGGTTTCATAGCTAGGAGAATAATCCAATATGTAAATGTGGGTGAAACAGTGAAGATCGGCACCCGCATAGGTATGATCCGCTTCGGGTCTAGAGTAGATCTTATAATACCAAAGGATTGTGAAGTCTTAGTCAATATTGGATCAAAGCCCAAGGCTGGGGAGACAATAATAGCACGTTTCCCCACCAGGGGGATGGGAGAATTAGAGGATGAAAAACACTAG
- a CDS encoding 2-phospho-L-lactate transferase: MITVLSGGTGTPKLLQGMKEIIKPSKITVIVNTVENDYFSGLYVAPDVDTVLYTLADLINEDTWYGIKNDTFITHKMLKKLGCPELLRIGDKDRAFKIQKTLLLKDHTLSEAVDIQRKALGIKSRIIPMSNEPSNIKIITENGPMSFHQFLVKEKSEPKVIDIQYNTVNPAPGVIDAIKDSRMVVIGPSNPITSIGPIISTKGIKKALEKVYVVAVSPIAGGMPFSGPAAKFMKALGYEASSLGVCHIYADFLDKFVIDEKDFYLEEEIEKLIKEVIITNTNMKNFKDKIRLARIILGEIV; this comes from the coding sequence ATGATAACAGTATTATCTGGGGGTACAGGAACGCCCAAACTCCTCCAGGGCATGAAAGAGATTATCAAACCATCCAAGATCACAGTTATCGTTAATACTGTTGAAAATGACTATTTTTCAGGCTTATATGTTGCACCCGACGTGGACACAGTCCTTTACACTCTAGCAGATCTCATAAACGAGGATACATGGTATGGTATAAAAAATGATACATTCATCACCCATAAAATGTTAAAGAAACTCGGATGCCCGGAACTTTTAAGGATAGGTGACAAAGATCGTGCATTTAAAATCCAGAAAACACTCCTACTAAAGGATCATACTCTCTCAGAGGCTGTTGATATTCAGAGAAAGGCCCTCGGCATCAAGTCAAGGATAATACCAATGAGCAATGAACCATCCAATATAAAGATAATCACTGAAAACGGGCCGATGAGCTTCCATCAATTCCTAGTCAAGGAAAAATCCGAACCAAAGGTCATAGACATCCAATATAATACTGTGAACCCGGCACCTGGCGTAATAGATGCTATAAAGGATTCTAGGATGGTTGTTATAGGACCATCTAACCCCATAACTTCCATCGGTCCAATAATCTCAACAAAAGGCATTAAAAAAGCCCTGGAAAAAGTTTATGTGGTTGCCGTATCCCCGATTGCTGGTGGAATGCCCTTCAGTGGCCCGGCAGCTAAATTCATGAAGGCGCTGGGATATGAAGCATCTTCTTTAGGGGTTTGTCATATCTATGCCGATTTTCTGGACAAATTTGTAATTGATGAAAAAGATTTCTATTTAGAAGAGGAAATAGAAAAACTAATAAAAGAGGTTATTATAACAAACACCAACATGAAAAATTTCAAGGACAAAATAAGGTTGGCTAGAATAATTTTAGGTGAAATAGTATGA
- a CDS encoding coenzyme F420:L-glutamate ligase — MEIKLIGFSTIPLIKEGDDLADIIIEASERESLEIEDGDIIVIAETIVSKAEGNTINLKRMKPGLKAKRLAEQTGKDPRLVEAILRESKKIIKVGHDFIISETKHGFICANAGIDESNVGNGMATPLPDDPDTTAENIRLSLIDKLGKNVSIIIADTQGRPFREGAVGVAVGVSGIKPIWDRRGETDLYGKSLKTTKIAVADELASAASMVMGQANEGIPIVIIRGYPHDHLKGEGTSKDLLRPKELDVFR; from the coding sequence TTGGAGATAAAACTCATAGGATTTTCCACCATCCCCCTGATAAAAGAAGGTGACGATCTAGCAGATATTATAATCGAAGCCTCTGAAAGGGAATCTTTAGAAATTGAAGATGGAGATATTATTGTTATCGCAGAAACCATAGTATCAAAGGCCGAAGGGAACACAATAAACCTTAAGAGGATGAAACCCGGATTAAAAGCTAAAAGATTGGCTGAACAGACCGGTAAAGATCCCAGATTAGTTGAAGCCATACTTAGAGAGTCAAAGAAGATAATAAAAGTGGGACATGATTTCATCATCTCAGAGACAAAACATGGTTTTATATGTGCCAACGCTGGTATAGACGAATCAAATGTTGGAAATGGAATGGCAACACCCCTACCCGATGACCCTGACACCACCGCAGAGAACATAAGACTTTCCCTAATAGACAAATTAGGAAAAAATGTTAGTATCATAATAGCTGATACCCAAGGACGTCCTTTCAGGGAAGGTGCTGTTGGCGTTGCTGTGGGTGTTTCAGGCATAAAACCCATCTGGGATAGAAGAGGGGAAACAGACCTTTATGGTAAAAGTCTTAAAACGACAAAGATTGCGGTTGCTGATGAGTTAGCCTCAGCAGCCTCCATGGTAATGGGGCAAGCAAACGAGGGCATACCCATCGTTATAATAAGAGGATATCCCCATGATCATCTAAAAGGTGAAGGAACCTCCAAGGACCTGTTAAGACCAAAAGAATTAGATGTTTTCCGCTGA
- a CDS encoding IMP cyclohydrolase, whose amino-acid sequence MYLGRILAVGSSNNTVFAAYRVSSRSFPNRIAKKFEDRIAIVPKEGHETDVFKNPYIAYNCIKIVDDTVIVSNGSHTDVIADKISLGMNIRDAIALSLLTMDYEKDELNTPRIAGAIRSDGKGHIGIVTHHDLQVQRVPKGSAYYISTYEHTTPQKVKFKAENADEAAKYIMGEGEFSKFTHPVTAAAAFNKKGKWQLSSI is encoded by the coding sequence ATGTATCTTGGCAGAATATTAGCTGTTGGAAGCAGCAATAATACTGTGTTCGCTGCTTATAGAGTGTCGAGCAGATCATTTCCCAATAGGATCGCGAAAAAATTTGAAGACAGAATAGCCATAGTCCCAAAGGAAGGCCACGAAACCGACGTCTTTAAAAACCCCTACATTGCATACAATTGCATAAAAATAGTTGATGATACAGTAATAGTATCCAATGGTTCGCACACAGACGTGATAGCTGATAAAATAAGCCTAGGCATGAACATAAGAGATGCGATAGCACTATCCCTACTAACAATGGATTATGAAAAGGACGAACTCAACACTCCACGGATAGCCGGCGCCATAAGAAGCGATGGTAAAGGCCATATAGGGATAGTAACCCACCATGACCTCCAAGTACAAAGAGTACCCAAGGGAAGCGCATACTATATATCCACATATGAGCATACAACACCCCAAAAAGTCAAATTTAAAGCGGAAAATGCAGATGAAGCAGCCAAATATATAATGGGTGAAGGCGAATTTTCCAAATTCACCCATCCAGTAACCGCAGCAGCAGCCTTTAACAAGAAAGGAAAATGGCAACTTAGTTCAATTTAA
- a CDS encoding siroheme synthase codes for MPWTPILLKLDDKKVFILGSGEVATRRAIRFHESGAKVTICGDNIQKRLKDIGIKYRPLNEMEKWIKWADIIITASGDPNLNEKAASLAYGKLLNRADKPQEGNLIVPITFSTDDLDISISTKGKSPIMARIIRDKIKDVITEQDILQIRLQDYARRKLKKTIPDQKIRRKILYKISKDNKIQDHLKHGNLEGAKKYVDSLLDCGGILTDT; via the coding sequence ATGCCATGGACCCCAATACTCCTTAAATTAGATGATAAAAAAGTTTTCATATTAGGTTCAGGGGAAGTGGCAACCAGAAGAGCTATAAGATTCCATGAAAGCGGAGCCAAAGTAACAATCTGCGGAGATAACATACAAAAACGCCTCAAAGACATAGGCATCAAATACCGGCCATTAAATGAAATGGAAAAGTGGATCAAATGGGCTGACATCATAATAACTGCAAGCGGAGACCCTAACCTAAATGAAAAAGCAGCATCACTAGCATACGGAAAACTCTTAAACAGGGCAGATAAACCCCAAGAGGGAAATCTCATCGTCCCAATCACCTTTTCTACAGATGATCTGGATATATCCATATCAACTAAGGGTAAAAGTCCTATAATGGCCCGCATCATACGCGATAAAATAAAAGATGTGATAACAGAACAGGACATCCTCCAGATAAGACTACAAGATTATGCACGTCGCAAACTTAAAAAAACAATCCCTGATCAAAAGATAAGACGCAAAATACTCTACAAAATAAGCAAAGATAATAAAATCCAAGACCATCTAAAACATGGAAACCTAGAGGGGGCTAAAAAATATGTGGACTCCCTACTAGACTGTGGGGGTATCCTAACTGATACTTAA